The sequence TCGACTTCGGAGACAAATTTGAGCAAGGAATTGCAGAGCCTACACTTGGGGGAGTAGAACTCCACCAAAGTCGCCTCCTTCCCGCTGGCCAGAGCCGACGCAAACGCTCTCTGCTCTGCCTCCGACGACGACGCTGCCGCTGGACTCGTTTTCTTCTTCCGACTCGAAAAAGAGCTCGCAAAATTGAAAGCGATTAAGCCAACGTTTTGGAGTGACTTGAATAGCCATGGACCCTCAAAATTGCAGGGACTAGGGTTAGAGTTAGAGTTATGGTTTGCATCATTCCATGGCCATTTTAGGCAAaacgcaggttgcttggggttAGCATTAGGGTTAGGAATCAAATCCATTTCGTTTCCGGCAACAGGGACAGCATCAAATGGATCAAATACTACAACGTCAGATGACACATCTACAGACTACAGCTACACTACCTAGAGACTTACtcaattgtaattattttaagcttttacttttaattcaaactaccatcttatcttttttttttttgtgaataactAACATTTTAACTCTTAGAagggtaaatattttttttatataattatttaattatacaaataaaatatcttaatacTCAATTAACCTATTAAAGAaccatttcaaaaaatattttgatatcaaattaaatctttaaaatgtTCAATTGATGTAACCtattaaagtatatttttatatggATTCAAATGTTCATTTAGTCAACATTATAATACAatctaaaataattgttttggaAGTTTTCCCCCCAAAAATTTTAGTGCTAAGCTGGATAATTCGTGCTCTCTTTGATTATTTTCCTGCTTGGCGCATGGAGAAGCGTTTCAAGCAATAAATTT comes from Glycine soja cultivar W05 chromosome 20, ASM419377v2, whole genome shotgun sequence and encodes:
- the LOC114402468 gene encoding uncharacterized protein LOC114402468 codes for the protein MDLIPNPNANPKQPAFCLKWPWNDANHNSNSNPSPCNFEGPWLFKSLQNVGLIAFNFASSFSSRKKKTSPAAASSSEAEQRAFASALASGKEATLVEFYSPKCRLCNSLLKFVSEVETRNSNWLNIVMADAENPNWLPELLNYDVSYVPCFVLLDNNGKALAKTGVPNSRLHVIAGLSHLLKMKRPQQNY